Proteins co-encoded in one Chiroxiphia lanceolata isolate bChiLan1 chromosome 21, bChiLan1.pri, whole genome shotgun sequence genomic window:
- the GFI1B gene encoding zinc finger protein Gfi-1b, producing the protein MPRSFLVKSKKAHTYHHHRFVEDDLPALTWGPVSSAFTATGDRTPEDIKKQDLECVIPKQEKDPLELKEESVPVQYLSRMLPGPSAQEMPIPALQIKDCTNTTTPAFYKTGFSWDAFHVPYSYQQMSSTMQSALLEHPVSLYGSHLLPSSEPPLDYSMHYSSDMETYHCVKCNKVFSTPHGLEVHVRRSHSGTRPFACEVCGKTFGHAVSLEQHTNIHSQERSFECKMCGKTFKRSSTLSTHLLIHSDTRPYPCQYCGKRFHQKSDMKKHTYIHTGEKPHKCQVCGKAFSQSSNLITHSRKHTGFKPFSCELCAKGFQRKVDLRRHRETQHSLK; encoded by the exons ATGCCACGTTCCTTTTTGGTGAAGAGCAAAAAGGCTCATACCTACCACCACCACCGCTTTGTGGAAGATGACCTGCCTGCACTCACGTGGGGCCCAGTAAGCTCTGCCTTCACTG CCACAGGAGACAGGACGCCAGAGGACATCAAGAAACAGGACCTGGAATGTGTGAttccaaaacaagaaaaggacCCACTTGAACTGAAGGaagaaagtgtccctgtccagtACCTGAGCAGGATGCTGCCAGGCCCTTCAGCTCAAG AGAtgcccatcccagctctgcagatcAAGGACTGCACTAACACAACCACCCCTGCCTTCTACAAAACCGGCTTCTCTTGGGATGCTTTCCACGTGCCATACAGCTACCAACAGATGTCCTCCACCATGCAGTCAGCCCTGCTGGAGCACCCTGTTAGCCTGTATGGGAGCCACCTCCTGCCAAGCTCCGAGCCCCCCCTGGACTACAGCATGCACTACTCCTCAGACATGGAGACCTACCACTGCGTGAAGTGCAACAAG gtgTTCTCCACTCCCCATGGACTGGAGGTCCATGTCCGAAGGTCTCACAGTGGGACCCGGCCCTTTGCTTGTGAAGTGTGTGGCAAAACCTTTGGGCACGCTGTAAGCCTGGAGCAGCACACCAATATCCACTCCCAG GAAAGAAGCTTTGAGTGCAAGATGTGTGGGAAGACATTCAAACGTTCCTCCACCCTCTCCACTCATCTGCTGATCCATTCGGACACACGGCCCTATCCCTGCCAGTACTGTGGCAAACGCTTCCACCAGAAGTCAGATATGAAGAAACACACTTACATCCACACTG GTGAGAAGCCCCACAAATGCCAGGTCTGTGGCAAAGCCTTCAGCCAGAGCTCCAACCTCATCACCCACAGCCGCAAACACACTGGGTTCAAACCCTTCAGCTGCGAGCTCTGTGCCAAGGGCTTCCAGCGCAAGGTGGATCTGCGGAGGCACCGCGAGACCCAGCACAGCCTCAAGTGA